AATCTCCTTCGCCGTATGATCGGATCCAGTCATACTGTTGCCTTTATAACCCGTTCCCGTCACTCTTCATGAGACGACGTCCACGGAGACTCAGGCTTGTTCCGTCAAAAAAATGAATCACTAATAAAGATACGTGGCAAAACACATCTTTATTAGTGAGTTACTCATTGGGGTTGAATATTAGTCAGCGGCAAGGGGAACTATTTCAACTTTAACCTCGGCGTTTACTTGATACCCGACTTTAATCGTCACAATTGTTTCGCCAATGGTTTTGATCGGTTCATCGAGGAGGATTTTCCTCTTGTCGATTATCACGTCAAGTTCGGCAAGTTTTTCAGCGATATCAGCTGAAGTTACGGAGCCGAAAAGTTTGTTTTCATCTCCAACTCTCTGCTCAATGACAATATTGAGTCTGGAAATCTTTTTCGCAAGCGCTTCCGCTTGTTCCCTGTCGCTTTTTCTGCGCGATTCAATCGTAGTTTTTTCCTGTTCAAGCCGGGCGATATTCGCTTTACTGGCAAGAACAGCTTTTTTCTGTGGAATCAGGTAGTTGCGTCCGAATCCAGGCTTTACTTTGACTAAGTCGCCTTCCTGTCCAAGAGTATCAATTGTTTCTTTGAGTATTACTTCCATTTTTTTCCTCCGCTAAAACTTCATGATTCCTTTAAAAACAATATCGGTTACCAGCAGTCTGAAAAAAATCATTAATATGATTAACCGCTGTGATTCAGTAATTATTTTTTAAGGTTATGAGATGTTCTTTGTGTTGTTCATTCTGATTTTTCTGAAATCAGACCAGACATCAATAATCCCGATAATCGCCAGCAATATTATTCCATATATCTGTATTAGAATTAACAGGTATATAAGTATTTTAAACCCCAGGGGGATTGACCATTTGGATAGATAATTCGCCAGAACAGCCAACCCTTGGAAAAAATAGAGCGCACTGAGAAGAAGCGCTGTATTCATTGCAATTATATTTAAACTGGCAAAGGGCAGAAGCAATCCAGCGGCGGTAAATATCGCCACCCAAACCAGAGAATCCGGCAGGCTCCATTCCCTGTAGTTTCCCCAGGAAGAGAGCTGCGGGTTTTTTTTATTAATCAATAGATTTCC
This Pseudomonadota bacterium DNA region includes the following protein-coding sequences:
- the rplI gene encoding 50S ribosomal protein L9 → MEVILKETIDTLGQEGDLVKVKPGFGRNYLIPQKKAVLASKANIARLEQEKTTIESRRKSDREQAEALAKKISRLNIVIEQRVGDENKLFGSVTSADIAEKLAELDVIIDKRKILLDEPIKTIGETIVTIKVGYQVNAEVKVEIVPLAAD